The DNA window ATGATTTGGGTAAACAGAAGATAGAATTTCAAAGTGGGTCTTCACCATTACCCATTGTAGGATCATCAATGAAGACAGAAGATGAAAAAAATGAGCCTCGAGAGAGAGTTTTGAAGATTCTAAGGGTTTTTCGAATTATTTACGATGAATACTGGACAGAAGGTAGAAATGGGCAAACATCTAAGACAACTAGAAATCATAGTCGACCGGACTTAAAAGCTGCTAAAGTTGTTGGAGAAAGATTTGGGAAGTGTTTACCAGCAATTGGTTCAATTCCTGGTGTAGAAATTGGTGACAAGTTTAACTTTAGAGTTGAACTTGCTCTTGTTGGGATTCACATGCCCTTACAAAATGGGATTGACACCATTAGTTATAAGAAGACTGATGAAAAGATTTGTACATCGATTGTTGCTACAGATGCTTGCTACAATAATGATATGAAAGATCCCGATTACTTGGATTATTCTGGACAAGGAGGAAATGTTAATAGGAATAGGAATAGGAAAGAGGTTGAGGATCAAAAACTTGAAGGAGGAAACATGCTTTGATGAATAGCATAACTCGACAAAATGAAGTGAGGGTCATCAGAGGAAGAAATGAAAATGGGAAACCAATTTATATCTATGATGGATTATACCTAGTTGAAAATTGTCGACAAGTTAGAGGAAGTAGTAGGAATCTTATTTTTAAGTTTGGCTTGAGAAGGATTCCTGGACAACCAAAGCTTCCAAAAGGATTTTAGTATTCATGTTTACCATTCAAAAAATGCTTGTCAATTTTCTTTTGTTAGTTTCTTGTGAGCTTTATATTGTAAGCCATGACTA is part of the Impatiens glandulifera chromosome 1, dImpGla2.1, whole genome shotgun sequence genome and encodes:
- the LOC124921652 gene encoding YDG domain-containing protein At5g47150-like; the encoded protein is MEDLPKNPRSMMKLDYLGLSKKQKSRSSEEAVDSNLNRKMANDLGKQKIEFQSGSSPLPIVGSSMKTEDEKNEPRERVLKILRVFRIIYDEYWTEGRNGQTSKTTRNHSRPDLKAAKVVGERFGKCLPAIGSIPGVEIGDKFNFRVELALVGIHMPLQNGIDTISYKKTDEKICTSIVATDACYNNDMKDPDYLDYSGQGGNVNRNRNRKEVEDQKLEGGNML